A genome region from Bacillaceae bacterium IKA-2 includes the following:
- a CDS encoding M20/M25/M40 family metallo-hydrolase, with protein sequence MKIAIVYNRESKAVINLFGTLNREKYGLETIKNIKDALVASGHQVKTFEGDKNIIKKLEEFMPSVISGERPGLVFNLSYGIQGKGRYMHVPGILEMLGIPYVGSGPQTHAMALDKIVTKMILIQKGLPTPKFAVMDKPDSPIKEILTYPLIVKPKDEAVSFGLKIVHNEAELREGVRGIYEAFQTPTLVEEYIEGREVNVGLLGNNPPVALPPVELIFGDGPQIYTYEDKKNLSGRKVGKVCPAALSEEQTKKVQQLAIDTFNAIDCYDSARVDFRIDKDGNPYILEVNSMASLGADGSFVFAAEKIGLDYVKLMNRLIEVACERYFGPHLINSISNDASEEALQLFNKITGNRDKVEAELKVWTNLPSWTEDPVGLSTVIRKLEERCKKLGLRVVDQYTNGRSAWTYETKAGFKDGTLLVLPIDIPGNRRGFPIPFRKEEEWVYGEGIASSRGGLVTILSAFTALKELKLLGEKNIGLFFYADEGRGMRYSSPTLREAAKEAKQVIVMQPGFTGGRVADQRRGSKKYSVIVEGDPLRVGNLSKQLDVLSYFIQQAEKLKKIGSPDKKLTVAVQDVQSDRYSVLLPHRVHATVYVTYLDEKLAADAEKQLREIFKANLKGMQTYIEKLVERPPLVRKKKNPLIQQLSKISEQWNVPFGTESSLLATAAGEIKNHIPVICGFAPASKDLYTPNEAIHRQELIQRSLLLAMFLLEQ encoded by the coding sequence ATGAAAATCGCTATTGTTTATAACAGAGAAAGTAAGGCAGTAATTAATTTATTCGGGACGCTTAACCGTGAAAAATATGGTTTAGAAACGATAAAAAACATTAAAGATGCTTTAGTTGCCAGTGGACATCAAGTAAAAACGTTCGAAGGTGACAAAAATATCATTAAAAAATTAGAAGAATTTATGCCATCGGTTATTTCTGGTGAACGCCCAGGCTTAGTTTTTAATCTTAGTTATGGGATTCAAGGAAAAGGGAGATACATGCACGTACCTGGTATATTAGAAATGCTTGGAATCCCTTATGTCGGCTCTGGTCCACAGACGCATGCAATGGCCTTAGATAAAATTGTCACGAAAATGATTTTAATTCAAAAAGGCTTACCGACACCGAAATTTGCGGTCATGGATAAACCTGATTCGCCTATAAAAGAAATTTTAACCTATCCGTTAATTGTTAAGCCGAAAGATGAAGCTGTTTCGTTTGGATTAAAAATTGTTCATAATGAGGCTGAACTTCGCGAGGGAGTTCGTGGCATTTATGAAGCTTTTCAAACGCCAACGCTCGTTGAAGAGTATATTGAAGGTCGAGAAGTTAACGTCGGTTTACTTGGCAACAATCCTCCTGTGGCGCTTCCACCAGTTGAACTCATTTTTGGAGATGGCCCGCAAATATACACCTATGAAGATAAAAAAAACCTAAGTGGTCGAAAAGTAGGGAAAGTTTGTCCAGCAGCACTTTCAGAAGAACAAACGAAAAAAGTCCAACAACTGGCGATTGATACGTTTAATGCAATTGATTGTTATGATAGCGCTAGAGTTGACTTTCGAATCGATAAGGACGGAAATCCCTACATATTAGAAGTCAATTCAATGGCAAGTTTAGGAGCTGATGGATCTTTTGTTTTTGCCGCAGAAAAAATAGGTCTAGATTACGTAAAATTAATGAATCGGCTTATTGAAGTAGCCTGTGAACGTTATTTTGGCCCGCATTTGATTAATAGTATTAGCAATGATGCATCAGAAGAAGCGTTACAACTTTTTAATAAAATTACTGGAAATCGTGACAAAGTTGAAGCCGAATTAAAAGTTTGGACAAACTTACCAAGTTGGACAGAAGACCCAGTTGGCTTAAGTACAGTTATTAGAAAGCTTGAAGAACGTTGTAAAAAGCTAGGTTTAAGAGTTGTAGATCAGTATACAAATGGGAGATCCGCTTGGACATATGAAACAAAGGCTGGCTTTAAAGATGGAACATTACTAGTGTTGCCGATTGATATTCCGGGTAATCGACGCGGTTTTCCAATTCCATTTCGGAAAGAGGAAGAATGGGTGTACGGAGAAGGGATCGCTTCGAGTCGTGGTGGCTTAGTAACAATATTAAGTGCTTTTACAGCTTTAAAAGAACTTAAATTATTAGGTGAGAAAAATATCGGATTATTTTTCTATGCTGATGAGGGACGCGGAATGCGTTACAGTAGTCCAACGTTACGTGAAGCTGCCAAAGAAGCAAAACAAGTCATTGTCATGCAACCTGGTTTTACAGGTGGAAGAGTAGCAGACCAACGCCGTGGTTCGAAAAAATATAGTGTAATTGTTGAAGGGGATCCTTTAAGAGTTGGAAATCTTTCAAAGCAACTAGATGTACTGAGTTATTTCATCCAACAAGCAGAAAAACTAAAAAAAATTGGTAGTCCAGATAAGAAATTAACAGTTGCAGTGCAAGATGTTCAATCCGATCGTTACAGTGTCTTATTACCACATCGAGTACATGCAACCGTATATGTTACGTATCTTGATGAGAAGCTCGCTGCTGATGCTGAAAAGCAATTACGAGAAATTTTTAAAGCAAACTTAAAAGGAATGCAAACGTATATTGAAAAATTGGTTGAACGACCACCATTAGTAAGAAAGAAAAAAAATCCGTTAATTCAGCAACTTAGTAAAATAAGTGAACAATGGAACGTACCATTTGGAACAGAATCAAGCTTGTTAGCGACAGCGGCTGGTGAAATTAAAAATCATATCCCGGTTATTTGTGGCTTTGCACCAGCCAGTAAAGATTTATATACACCTAATGAAGCCATTCATCGCCAAGAGCTGATTCAACGGTCATTACTTTTAGCAATGTTTTTGTTAGAGCAGTAA
- a CDS encoding N-formylglutamate amidohydrolase: MKSIERKLPIVISVPHGGLTIPKELAAKFLLTTEEVLFDCDTWERQLYNFKNDVEEYVDTDISRLVIDMNRAENDLPPENPDGVVKLLSVAKKRVWIYSEGLSQTEIATLMKRYYHPYQKRLVEASKNKKVILGLDCHTMLDVGPTPNSIEWKKRPLFCIGNRGSLTGEQLNEAITAPTQLMIKFKQLLENKFAVFIEKKIEVPMVTINQPFAGGYITKFHGNQGNIPWIQLEINRCLYLPSNTKLTTLPNQQSQTKLTEVKNLLYETFTELIIWWKTHQC; this comes from the coding sequence GTGAAGAGCATAGAGCGGAAATTACCGATTGTTATTTCTGTCCCACATGGTGGATTGACTATTCCGAAAGAGCTTGCTGCTAAATTTTTATTAACAACAGAAGAAGTATTGTTTGATTGTGATACGTGGGAGCGCCAACTTTACAATTTTAAAAACGATGTAGAAGAGTATGTTGATACCGATATTTCACGACTTGTCATTGATATGAACCGTGCGGAAAATGATTTGCCACCTGAAAACCCTGATGGCGTTGTAAAACTGTTATCAGTTGCAAAAAAACGAGTTTGGATCTATTCAGAAGGACTTTCTCAAACCGAAATAGCTACTTTAATGAAAAGGTATTATCATCCATATCAGAAAAGGTTAGTGGAAGCCTCGAAAAATAAAAAAGTAATTTTAGGCTTAGATTGTCATACAATGTTAGATGTTGGCCCCACTCCAAACAGTATAGAATGGAAAAAGCGACCATTGTTTTGTATCGGGAATCGCGGCTCGTTAACAGGTGAACAATTGAACGAAGCAATTACAGCACCAACGCAATTAATGATTAAGTTTAAACAGTTGTTAGAAAACAAGTTTGCCGTGTTTATAGAGAAAAAGATCGAAGTACCAATGGTGACGATTAATCAACCATTTGCAGGTGGCTATATTACAAAATTTCATGGTAATCAAGGGAATATCCCTTGGATCCAATTAGAAATCAATCGTTGCTTATATTTACCGAGTAATACCAAGTTAACAACACTTCCGAATCAGCAGAGTCAGACTAAATTAACAGAAGTAAAAAATCTATTGTACGAAACATTTACTGAATTAATTATCTGGTGGAAAACTCACCAATGTTAA
- a CDS encoding polysaccharide deacetylase family protein, whose product MFKKVFKNVSKLHNRKLYFILVLILLISTQVHANESRLMEAQINIDDKPINTRYIIREGHLLVPAIFLKNTGTYVDWNDEYRSVVFKTKDKMFALPVGKAYSDDFNRATSKWVRNPLATETLDYRGEPFVPLIDVAKKLGMGVRYDTETARTFITSNISIKPNRISKLQTSEKLVALTFDDGPEDYYTPIILDILKEKGVPATFFVVGRQISFFPDMMKRIVAEGHGIGNHTWHHPDLKNEWTSKVRSEIQSTQQEIQKVVGRKPDLFRPPFGAFTKADLALLNELGMRNILWSVDTLDWSGLSADAIMHLVDQQISPGGIILQHNFQYNRGLLDGTVEALPRIIDDLQKQGYKFVTVQTLLDHK is encoded by the coding sequence ATGTTTAAAAAAGTATTTAAAAATGTAAGCAAACTTCACAATCGAAAATTATATTTTATCTTAGTGCTGATATTGTTGATTTCAACTCAAGTTCATGCCAACGAATCAAGGCTAATGGAAGCACAAATAAATATTGATGACAAGCCAATAAATACTAGATATATCATCAGAGAAGGGCATTTACTTGTGCCAGCAATATTTTTAAAAAATACGGGTACCTATGTGGACTGGAATGATGAGTACCGCTCGGTTGTTTTTAAAACGAAAGATAAAATGTTTGCGCTGCCAGTAGGGAAGGCATATTCAGATGATTTCAATAGAGCAACTAGTAAATGGGTCCGGAATCCTCTTGCAACAGAGACATTGGATTATCGTGGTGAACCATTTGTCCCTTTGATTGATGTTGCAAAAAAATTAGGGATGGGGGTTAGGTATGACACTGAAACAGCTAGAACCTTTATAACTTCTAACATTTCAATTAAGCCTAATCGGATATCAAAACTCCAAACTTCTGAAAAGCTTGTTGCCTTAACTTTTGACGATGGACCAGAAGATTATTATACACCAATAATTTTAGATATTCTTAAGGAAAAAGGAGTGCCAGCAACCTTCTTTGTTGTTGGTAGACAAATATCATTCTTTCCGGATATGATGAAACGGATTGTTGCAGAAGGGCATGGAATTGGAAACCACACATGGCATCATCCAGATCTTAAAAATGAATGGACATCTAAAGTAAGATCAGAAATTCAATCAACACAACAAGAAATACAAAAAGTCGTTGGGAGAAAACCTGATTTGTTTCGTCCGCCGTTCGGTGCTTTTACTAAAGCAGATCTAGCTCTTTTAAATGAACTTGGAATGAGGAATATATTGTGGTCAGTAGATACACTTGATTGGAGCGGGTTATCCGCAGATGCAATCATGCATTTAGTCGATCAACAAATTTCTCCCGGAGGAATTATTTTACAGCATAATTTCCAGTACAATCGAGGACTCCTAGATGGTACTGTTGAAGCTTTGCCAAGAATCATTGATGATTTACAGAAGCAAGGGTATAAATTTGTAACTGTACAGACCTTATTGGATCATAAATAA
- a CDS encoding acyl-ACP desaturase: MLTNHLDFRLEPQIRELYVEHKKRSEKIDWGYHEFLPWDKAQDFRRVPWNKDQVTLPANIVTAVETALLTEVNLPWFTSHLDQTFKGSLTVMRDFVHTWTAEEDQHSNLLETYLLITRSVDPMRIHQLRKQTVESGYSPDYTTPFETMVYTSMQELATMAFYTNVAKIARPHDSELSNLLLRLSKDETLHYAFYRDVIKFHLELEPNYCYYLAHVIRNFEMPGAVMPDFNDRMAIIAKEANYGPLEYFDQVLEVIIDYWNIENLRPVAPEAEAARVDILKYRDRMKRVRDRFFKNK; the protein is encoded by the coding sequence TTGCTTACAAATCATTTGGATTTTAGGTTAGAACCCCAGATCCGCGAACTATATGTGGAACATAAAAAACGTTCAGAGAAAATAGATTGGGGGTATCATGAATTTTTACCTTGGGACAAGGCTCAAGATTTCCGGAGAGTACCTTGGAACAAAGATCAAGTTACCTTGCCTGCAAACATTGTAACTGCCGTGGAGACTGCCCTTTTGACAGAAGTTAATCTTCCCTGGTTTACTTCACATTTGGATCAAACTTTTAAAGGTTCGTTAACAGTTATGCGAGATTTTGTTCATACATGGACCGCTGAAGAAGACCAGCATTCCAACTTACTCGAAACATATCTTTTAATCACACGAAGTGTTGACCCAATGCGTATTCATCAACTACGTAAACAAACCGTTGAGAGCGGTTATAGCCCGGACTATACGACACCTTTTGAAACGATGGTTTATACCTCTATGCAGGAGCTTGCAACAATGGCCTTTTATACAAATGTTGCTAAAATAGCCAGACCGCATGACTCTGAATTGTCCAACCTTTTGCTGCGCTTATCAAAAGATGAAACACTACATTATGCTTTTTACCGTGATGTCATTAAATTTCATCTTGAATTAGAACCGAATTATTGTTATTATCTTGCTCATGTAATTCGTAACTTTGAAATGCCGGGCGCTGTCATGCCTGATTTTAATGATCGAATGGCAATCATTGCTAAAGAAGCGAATTATGGTCCATTAGAATATTTTGACCAGGTTCTTGAAGTCATTATCGACTATTGGAATATCGAAAATTTAAGACCAGTCGCACCTGAAGCTGAGGCTGCAAGGGTCGATATCTTAAAGTACCGGGACCGTATGAAAAGGGTCCGCGATCGTTTTTTCAAAAATAAATAA
- a CDS encoding BTAD domain-containing putative transcriptional regulator encodes MLKRYPLIKTKFFPPLIKNTNVHRPLLMKKMISILDVPVTLIHSGPGYGKSSSIASYIEYQSGPYCWYTLSEREANFTPFLVNLIYAVQTKFPSFCQEMLEYVLNEEIDNIEEEVDFLFSEFINELVTMKEEFIIILDDIHYLESSISSKKWMSLLIQYLPKHVHLVLCGRVRPTWDELTRLLVHGEMLEITEVDLAFTKEEIDVLFIDFYQIELNNDQINYIYELTEGWIIALQMLWQQIKITGDLEVKTPFNVRSLEDLFRYLAMEVFSKQPEEIREFLQGTSIFEDFNIPFCNRILKRNDSQLMIEALLAQNLFIIPVGTVQYRYHPLFRDFLTKQLRQNEAIFYASHNQAASYFLAKGSYERAIYHYQEIDESNKICDILEEHGHILLQEGKIDAVSKIFDRLSMNVKFEYTRLWFIEGEINRYYCHYEKALTCYRQLEELAEQRQDLLAASLAHEGKAKIYLDTIQPAKADSHLSLAIKLMGEGREDPERQLQLYSLMAENLVNLGKMKEALQWLIKCKAVNENFTKVELESRYFLRIGKLHRAKIILEDANAYVAHENHLSQSHRETDLILSIICSFIGELEKGKKLAERAILRGTLRKSPFVEACGWIRMGHVVQLNPEYNHELAIQCYETALRLMGEINMSRGKSEAYMGLTVLYGRLGNFEISQKMFQMALEEPNRVKDQWLASFVYLSHSIAAIYCKEFEQAKSLLKKASGGFEMCSGEFGLAVTFFWQAKLAMDQKNWADFTANIEEFLRLVQEHDYEFFLTRKTLFGPKDLQLIIPMLIKAKELGSNTSIRFLVKLGYENLTFHPGYSIKVKTLGDFQVWLGNDEIHERSWKREKAKELFQLFVTYKPKIFLKAEIVTLLWDELDEEVAHRDFKVALNALNKAIEPERKVRSNSFFIQRENSLYGINKDAVIEIDAKIFEKTIEKGLKELGTQEAIDILIQGLTLYEGDYLPTRRYDDWCIEERERLLIIFLRGAERLANLYIKTNRYDEAIYWYESILLKDVCWEEAYRMLMYAYYKKNNRTYALRIYERCCKQLQEDLGVEPIEATKQMYLNIKENKKVRVQKSGDSLA; translated from the coding sequence GTGCTGAAGCGATATCCTTTAATAAAAACTAAATTTTTTCCACCTCTAATAAAAAATACAAATGTGCATCGACCATTATTAATGAAAAAAATGATAAGTATCCTTGATGTGCCAGTTACACTCATTCACTCAGGTCCGGGATATGGAAAAAGTTCTTCCATTGCATCTTACATAGAATATCAAAGTGGCCCCTATTGTTGGTATACACTGTCTGAACGAGAAGCTAATTTCACTCCCTTTCTAGTCAATCTAATCTACGCGGTACAAACTAAATTCCCAAGCTTTTGTCAAGAAATGCTTGAGTATGTTTTAAATGAAGAAATTGACAATATTGAGGAAGAAGTTGATTTTCTTTTTTCAGAGTTCATTAATGAGCTGGTCACGATGAAAGAGGAATTTATCATTATACTTGATGATATTCACTATCTTGAGTCATCAATCAGCAGTAAAAAATGGATGAGTTTATTAATCCAATATTTACCAAAGCATGTTCATCTTGTTTTGTGCGGTCGAGTTCGTCCGACCTGGGATGAACTTACGAGATTATTAGTTCATGGAGAAATGTTAGAAATAACAGAAGTTGATTTAGCTTTTACAAAAGAAGAAATTGATGTTCTATTCATAGATTTCTATCAAATTGAGTTAAATAATGATCAAATTAATTATATCTATGAACTTACAGAGGGTTGGATTATTGCTCTTCAAATGCTCTGGCAACAGATAAAAATAACGGGTGATCTTGAAGTAAAAACACCTTTTAACGTAAGGTCTCTTGAGGATCTCTTTCGATACTTAGCAATGGAAGTGTTTTCGAAACAACCTGAGGAAATTCGTGAATTTTTACAGGGTACGAGTATTTTTGAAGATTTTAATATTCCATTCTGTAATCGGATTTTGAAACGTAACGATTCGCAATTGATGATTGAAGCATTATTGGCACAGAATTTATTTATTATTCCTGTTGGTACAGTACAGTATCGTTATCATCCACTTTTTCGAGACTTTTTAACTAAGCAATTAAGGCAGAATGAGGCTATTTTTTATGCCAGCCATAACCAAGCTGCAAGCTATTTTTTAGCTAAAGGTAGCTATGAACGAGCGATCTATCATTATCAGGAGATTGATGAAAGCAATAAAATTTGCGATATATTAGAAGAACATGGTCATATTTTACTGCAGGAAGGAAAAATCGACGCTGTTTCTAAGATATTTGATCGTCTATCTATGAACGTAAAGTTTGAATATACTCGTTTATGGTTTATTGAAGGAGAAATTAACCGTTATTATTGTCATTACGAAAAAGCACTTACCTGTTATCGGCAATTAGAAGAATTAGCAGAACAAAGGCAAGATTTATTAGCAGCAAGTCTGGCCCATGAAGGAAAAGCAAAAATATATTTAGATACAATTCAACCAGCAAAAGCTGATAGTCATTTAAGTCTTGCGATAAAACTAATGGGAGAAGGACGAGAGGATCCAGAACGTCAATTACAACTTTATAGTTTAATGGCCGAAAATCTAGTAAACCTAGGAAAAATGAAAGAAGCGCTACAGTGGCTCATAAAATGTAAGGCGGTTAATGAAAATTTTACAAAAGTTGAATTAGAATCTCGTTATTTTTTACGAATAGGTAAGCTTCATAGAGCAAAAATAATCTTAGAAGATGCAAATGCATATGTGGCTCATGAAAACCATCTATCTCAATCGCATCGTGAAACAGACCTTATTCTATCGATCATTTGTTCATTTATAGGAGAGTTAGAAAAAGGTAAAAAATTAGCAGAACGTGCGATATTACGTGGTACATTACGAAAATCACCATTTGTAGAAGCTTGTGGTTGGATTCGAATGGGGCATGTTGTTCAACTAAACCCAGAGTACAATCATGAACTGGCAATCCAATGTTATGAAACGGCTCTTAGGTTAATGGGCGAAATTAATATGTCTAGAGGAAAGTCAGAGGCATACATGGGCTTAACTGTTTTGTATGGAAGATTAGGAAACTTTGAAATATCACAAAAAATGTTTCAAATGGCATTGGAAGAACCTAATAGGGTCAAGGATCAATGGTTAGCCTCCTTTGTTTACTTATCGCACAGTATTGCAGCGATTTATTGTAAGGAATTTGAGCAAGCAAAGTCTTTATTAAAGAAGGCTTCTGGAGGCTTTGAAATGTGTAGTGGTGAGTTTGGCCTTGCCGTTACGTTCTTTTGGCAAGCAAAGTTGGCAATGGATCAAAAAAATTGGGCCGATTTCACTGCTAATATAGAGGAGTTTTTGCGATTAGTCCAAGAACATGATTATGAGTTTTTTTTAACAAGGAAAACACTGTTTGGACCAAAAGATCTGCAACTTATCATTCCAATGCTAATTAAAGCAAAGGAATTAGGGTCAAATACTTCAATTCGTTTCCTTGTTAAACTTGGCTATGAGAATTTGACTTTTCATCCTGGATATTCAATAAAAGTAAAAACATTGGGAGATTTTCAAGTTTGGTTAGGTAATGATGAAATTCATGAAAGAAGTTGGAAAAGAGAGAAAGCAAAGGAACTTTTTCAATTATTTGTTACGTACAAACCAAAAATTTTTCTAAAGGCTGAAATAGTAACATTGCTATGGGATGAACTTGATGAGGAGGTAGCACATCGAGATTTTAAGGTGGCCCTCAATGCTCTTAATAAGGCAATAGAACCAGAACGTAAAGTTAGGAGTAATTCCTTTTTTATTCAACGGGAAAATTCTTTGTACGGAATAAATAAAGATGCTGTCATCGAAATAGATGCAAAAATTTTTGAAAAAACGATTGAAAAAGGTTTAAAAGAATTAGGGACACAAGAAGCGATAGATATTTTAATTCAAGGTTTAACCTTATATGAAGGTGATTACTTACCAACGCGTCGTTACGATGACTGGTGTATAGAAGAGCGCGAAAGATTACTGATCATATTCTTGCGCGGTGCGGAGAGATTAGCCAACTTATATATTAAAACTAATCGCTACGATGAGGCAATTTATTGGTACGAATCGATACTACTTAAAGATGTCTGTTGGGAAGAAGCCTATCGTATGTTAATGTATGCCTATTATAAAAAGAACAATAGAACGTATGCCCTTCGTATTTACGAAAGATGTTGTAAACAGCTCCAAGAAGATTTAGGCGTTGAACCAATAGAAGCAACAAAGCAAATGTATCTAAATATAAAAGAAAACAAAAAAGTACGTGTTCAAAAAAGCGGAGATTCGCTCGCTTGA
- a CDS encoding substrate-binding domain-containing protein produces MRLKKTWFGFLFALMVLILLAACSSEETGSNNGTNSSEDPPETSTPEQVNDEQDVVRIGLLTSLTGALEAYGAQTVKGFELGLEYATGGTMEVAGKKIEFIIEDTETQADVAVQKATRLLEDYEVDFIVGSSSSGDTLAVLPLVEEYQKIMIVEPAVADSITGENWNKYIFRTGRSSSQDAVAGAAAIAKDGVKIATLAQDFAFGRDGVAAFKKAAEDLGATLIHEEFADPAAVDFSSNIQRVINSEPDYLFVIWAGANNPWGQLEDMRVQERGIKLSTGAPDIAALRTMEDMIGMEGFTVYHHSLPDNEVNDWLVAEHQKRHNGEMPDLFTPGGFASAMAIVAALEKTAGDMDTETLITAMEGMTFDTPKGPMTFRPEDHQALQTMYSITLAKTDEFDYPVPVLKRALSPEETAPPIQN; encoded by the coding sequence ATGAGATTGAAAAAAACTTGGTTTGGCTTTCTTTTCGCTTTAATGGTCTTAATCTTACTTGCAGCGTGTAGTTCGGAAGAGACGGGAAGTAATAACGGGACAAATTCTAGTGAAGATCCACCAGAGACATCTACACCTGAGCAAGTGAACGATGAACAGGATGTTGTTCGCATTGGATTGTTAACATCGTTAACTGGTGCGTTAGAAGCATATGGCGCCCAAACTGTGAAAGGATTTGAGCTTGGGCTTGAATATGCAACTGGAGGAACAATGGAAGTTGCTGGAAAGAAAATTGAATTCATAATTGAAGACACAGAAACTCAAGCAGATGTAGCAGTTCAAAAGGCTACAAGATTATTAGAAGATTACGAGGTTGATTTTATTGTTGGTTCTTCTTCTTCAGGTGATACACTAGCAGTTTTACCGTTAGTCGAAGAGTACCAAAAGATTATGATTGTTGAACCAGCCGTAGCAGACAGTATTACCGGTGAAAACTGGAATAAATATATTTTTAGAACAGGTAGAAGCTCGTCACAAGATGCTGTTGCAGGTGCTGCAGCAATTGCAAAAGATGGCGTAAAAATTGCAACATTAGCACAAGATTTTGCTTTTGGTAGAGATGGAGTTGCTGCCTTTAAAAAAGCGGCTGAAGATCTAGGTGCTACTCTAATTCATGAAGAATTTGCAGATCCTGCAGCTGTTGACTTTTCCTCAAATATTCAACGAGTGATTAACTCAGAACCTGACTACTTATTTGTTATTTGGGCAGGAGCTAATAATCCATGGGGACAATTAGAGGATATGAGAGTCCAAGAAAGAGGTATCAAGCTTTCAACAGGAGCTCCAGATATTGCGGCACTTCGGACAATGGAAGACATGATTGGGATGGAAGGCTTCACTGTTTATCATCATAGCCTACCAGATAACGAAGTAAATGATTGGTTAGTAGCAGAACATCAAAAACGTCATAATGGTGAAATGCCAGATTTATTTACTCCTGGTGGTTTTGCGTCAGCAATGGCAATTGTAGCAGCTCTTGAAAAAACAGCAGGAGATATGGATACTGAAACCCTTATTACCGCAATGGAAGGGATGACATTTGATACACCAAAAGGTCCGATGACCTTCCGTCCAGAAGATCATCAGGCGTTACAAACAATGTATTCAATCACGTTAGCAAAGACTGATGAGTTTGACTATCCAGTCCCAGTATTAAAACGCGCCCTTTCACCAGAAGAAACAGCACCACCTATTCAGAACTAA
- a CDS encoding ABC transporter ATP-binding protein has product MDTILETKQLTIAFGGHVAVSDVNIEIERNKLKSIIGPNGAGKTTFFNMISGQLKPTQGQVFFKGQDITKMSPTERTRLGIGRSFQITNVFPHLTCHENVRLAVQSQMKVYYNMFSHFKKIKDINDKATEFLKKVNLESKEHELAVNLAHGEKRKLEIAMLLALETEVLLLDEPTAGMSLEEVPMILDVIRNIRDERKRTIVLIEHKMDMILDLSDSIMVLFHGKLIADGVPTEIMKNEQVQKAYLGGLHHDAS; this is encoded by the coding sequence ATGGATACAATTTTAGAAACGAAACAATTAACAATCGCTTTTGGCGGCCATGTAGCAGTTAGTGACGTCAATATTGAAATTGAGCGAAACAAGCTAAAATCAATTATTGGTCCAAATGGGGCTGGAAAAACTACATTCTTTAATATGATAAGTGGTCAATTAAAACCAACACAAGGTCAAGTGTTTTTTAAAGGACAAGATATTACAAAAATGTCACCAACAGAGCGAACGAGGTTAGGAATTGGAAGGTCGTTTCAAATTACAAATGTCTTCCCACACTTAACGTGTCATGAAAATGTTCGTCTAGCTGTTCAGTCACAAATGAAGGTTTATTATAATATGTTTTCCCATTTTAAAAAAATAAAAGATATTAATGATAAAGCAACTGAATTTCTAAAAAAAGTAAACCTAGAAAGTAAAGAACATGAGTTAGCGGTAAATTTAGCACATGGAGAAAAACGGAAGTTAGAGATTGCGATGCTTCTCGCATTAGAAACAGAAGTGTTACTTTTAGATGAACCAACTGCTGGGATGTCTTTAGAAGAGGTCCCGATGATTCTTGACGTGATTCGAAATATTCGTGACGAACGAAAACGAACGATCGTTCTAATCGAACACAAAATGGATATGATCCTTGATTTATCTGACAGCATTATGGTTTTGTTTCATGGGAAATTAATCGCTGATG